The following DNA comes from Ptychodera flava strain L36383 chromosome 23 unlocalized genomic scaffold, AS_Pfla_20210202 Scaffold_24__1_contigs__length_23054250_pilon, whole genome shotgun sequence.
ACGGATTTTTACTTGATCATATATCTCTGTTTCTCAGATAATTGCGCCGaggttgaatatttttttcgaaCATGTGGCAATAAccattcttttaatttttcctttAAAGTGTTTCTCTCAATTTACCATGGTACGAAAGCAAAAAACCTGGACAAAAAAGCAAGGGCTATGGTTGCCATCATCCATGAGAAGTGCGATAGAGGCAGTGAAAGCTTCAAAGACATCCATTCGTAAAGCAGCTAAAACATTTAACGTTCCACGAGCCACTCTGCATCGACGCCTCTTCAACGACCTCCCGGATACATTGGCAAGTAGGCCATGCGTTTTGTCCCCAGAAGATGAGGAGGAACTTGTGTGTCATATCCTTGAAATGGAAAGCCGTGGATTTGGGCTGACCATCGTTGATACATGCAGGCTTGCATTTGAAATAGCTGAGCGAAAAGGTATTGCCCATCCATTCAATAATGACAAGAAACGAGCCGGATatgactggttccaaggtttcATCCAGCGCCATCCACAACTCGCCATCCGAAAACCTGAAGGCTTGTCAGCTGCTCGAACATCAATGCTAAACCCAACAGTCGTCGGTGACTATTTCCGTAAACTTGACGAGATACTGACTAAACTAAATCTTAAAAATAGACCCGGCCAAGTCTATAATGCCGATGAAACTGGAATGAACACTGTTCATCGCCCAACAAACGTTGTTGGtttgaaagggaaaaaaaacGTTCATTCCAAGACAAGTGGTGACCGTGGAGAAAATGTCACTGTCTTGGTATCATGCAGTGCTCTCGGCCATTTCCCACCGCCAATGATCATCTTTAAAGGGCAAAGACTGTCCCAGTCGTTGATGACCAACGCACCTCCAGGCACTCTTTTCGGGGTTAGCAAATCATCATTCATTGACACTGAactatttcatcaatattttgagaaaatatttctcaaatatGTCCCTCCAGTAAGGCCACTTTTGCTCATTATTGACGGGCATTCGTCTCATTTGTCTCTGAAGACCTTGAAGATGGCAAAGGATAACGGTGTAGAGCTGTTTTGTCTCCCAGCACATACGACGAATTGGCTCCAACCACTTGACCGATGTGTGTTTGGGCCCTTGAAGAAAGAATACAATAAAGTTTGTGGTTCATTCATGAAGAAGAACCCTGGTCAGATTGTTACCCGACATGATTTCTGTGGCCTTCTCAGAGACGCTTACTTTAAGGTGGGTGTCATAAccctttcaaaaaaaaaccactTCGTTTTCCTGAAATTGTGTTTATATCAATGTCACATTTTCGatataatttttcatatattttgatcATGCATAGATTTAAGAACATTTAAATTACCGACTGCTTGatcaatttaaagaaaaaaaacattgagaaTTTCGTATGCATTGTATATATCTTGCCTTTAAAATGATTGTAATAAAAAGGACCATATACTACATCATGAAAATAGTGTAGGCAGGAAAGGTGGAACTAAATTTTCAGAATAGCAGTTCATTACCTATGATAGTACTGCTTCATAATGATTGAAAAGTGTTTGGAAATAGTACAGTTGTAATCACAACAAAAGTAACTCTTATTTTCCTTCAATTTCAGACATGTACCGTTGAGAAGGCTGTGAGTGCATTCAAGGCCACAGGCATATTTCCACTCAACAACCATGCAATACCGATCGAAGCCTTTGGCCCGTCACGGACAACAGTGTCCCCAAGTTTCCAGGCGGAACAGAATGCATCATTGTCCAAAAATCAGGAGTCCATATCAACTGATTCAGCAATGCCATCGACTTCAAATGACAAGCAGCATGACGACTCGCTCACTGAAAGTGTGAAAGAACAAGTCACGACATATAAGAAAACATGCAAAGCTACACCTGATGTACAGCATGAGGTTACTCAACCTGACCATTCAGATGCTAACTGTCAAGTCAGTGATGGACCACAGCCATCTACATCTAGGCATACAGGTGCTGATTCTACAATACAGAACTCAAGTAAGTTTACAAAGAATTTGTCGGACATTCTTTTATGCCGTCACTATTCAATAAACATGCATTCCAACCATAGTGAGCTCTtgctccttgtttgtttgtttactcatgtttgtttatttgttatgtgtgattatttccatatacaatAAATAACCAATAAAGAGTTGTATTTGTGCTCATATTGTCAAAAAGaatgatgtttgtttgtttgtttgttgacaaATACAGTCAATGAAGTTTACTTTCAAACGTTTCTAATACAATCCCATATATGAAGCATACCCAAACTTTGCCACGAGGTGTGAGCACTCATGTGTGTCCATCACTGTCTAATATAGGGTGAGTATTTAGAGAGAATGGTGGACACACATGTGTGCTTACTTCTCATGTTAAGCGGGGTATGCTTTATTTCATATGTGGGATTGTATTAGAAACGttttaaagtatcatttattgactgttttttataaacaaacaaaaaacaaacaaacaccattCTTTTTTGACAGTTATGAACACATATACTACTTATTGGTTCTTTATTGCATATGGAAATAATCATacgtaacaaataaataaacatgcataaataaacaaacaaacaaagtttgAGGTAAGATATCAGCATATATTGTTGATTGTTCCAGATAGAGTTGAAGCTAACAGCTCAGAATATTTACTCATACATTAttaaatcaacaataacaataacaacaaaacagCATAAGTCTCCTTCCGCAGTctaatatttattcatattttgtttgtccATAGGCAATCAGACATCACAGCTATTGACCTATCCAGTCCATGTTCggaatgtaaattcaaataaacGTAGGAGAACTGGGACAATGGCAAGGTGCGTAACAGCTGACGAGTTCATCGCGGAACTTGAGGAAAGGGAAGAAAGAAAGGAAATGGAGATCAGACAGAAGGAACTCAGAAAAAAAGAGAGAGAGGAGAAAAAACAACAGAAACAGAAGGAAAAGGAGGAAAAGATGCTCAAGAAAAGACTACTTGAAATGGAGAAactcaaaatgaaagaaaatgtgtCTGCCACGAAGTCACAGTCAACTGGACGTGCGGGTAAAGGCAGGTCTCGCAACAACAGGAAGAAGGGCAAAGCACTGGTGAAAAAGACCAAACCTGTACCAAATCCAGAATCAAATCTAGACTCACTACAAATGTATTGTGGACACTGCCAAGGGTATTATTACGATGATACAAGTGATGATGAAGACTGGTGGCGATGTAGAAAATGCCCCAAATGGTTTCATGAAACCTGTACCGGAGTGTTCGGGGAATCAAAGCTGGAACAGTTTTGCTGCGACGATCATAGCGATAGTAGTGACGAGTgaacacaaacaaaattaaaattgtcaGTTATCACTAGGTGATAACAAAAGCTCCTGTCAGTGACAATACAAATACTATGTTCGTGTTTTATGTAAAGTTTTGTGAGCGTGTACTTTCTCAAAATGATTAGGCCTATTGTGATTACGGGTCAAACTGTGgaaatgaatttcaaagaaCAGACTTTTTCAGACTACAAATGACATTATGATTGTAGTTAGGTTAttgcaatattaatattttcatattaaagtTGTTCGATTGTGTTCAATTTGGCAGTAATACCTCCAAGTTTTCATATGCTGATTTATCTTTGGAATGTTGGCAAATGACAGATTTAGCCGCTTGCAAACTTAAAATTCTATGTTAAATTTCgattgaaaatattgatattattatagAGTAGACCTAAAACATGCAATTGCAATTGTTTcacggaaaaaaatgaaaacgttGATTCTGCAGGTCACACTTGTCTTGTTGTCAATAAATTTTCCATTCAGTTAAGTAATTTTTAGTTCATGTCTCTATTATAAGTGCAGTTTTTACTCATTACACATGAAGGAAACTACATTTTACTGCCTtcaaaacttcaaaagaaatgtcCCACTTACCCCCAACATGTTGGGGTAAGTGGGACGTTTTTGTTGTTTCGTcaaaaccattttcacattaataccatgaaatttattttttttcttattttacaGATTTGAGCAGTAGACAATACACGTACATAATAATTACATTTCAAATCAATTTGAACAGCTATCGATAAAATATCGAGAAAAAAATGCTTAAGTGTCCCACTTGCCCCACTTTCCCCTATATGTTAAAGGTTAAAATAACGATTTCCTGTTTCTTTTTAACTTCTTTAGTCCAAATATTTGTTGTCCTGAACACATAGCTTACACGTTGAAGTACACCTGTGATTTCTTTTGATGCATTTTATACACACGTTTTGGTGAAATACCATTTTTGCATAAAATTGCAGACACGCAATAAAAAAATGTCATATATAAATGACAATGATTCGATCATCTTGTTGAGTACCTATGGTATGTAagtcaatgcaaaattttaatAGACCTGTGTCGAAGTTCGAAATCTAACATTTTTACAATTACCCCAAATGTACAGATTTAATGCGTAATTTCAAGTAAGTAAACATCTGCAGCTGACTCAAACCTTTACAATACTATCTTGTCTACTACTTTAAGGATAATTTTGAAGCTGGTGGAGTAAAAAGTTGTCGCTcgcttatttttgtgattatttACCTTTTTCTATACAGTTATCATATggcttgtggccattttgattttaaatatgGCTAAATATTAATCAGTTTGCTTCGAAAAGGAAAGCCAAGTTCtataaaaaatacatttgaCATAGATACTCATTTCTCTCGTTTGTGCTAACTATGATAACACGATCGTAACATATGAAACAATTCAATCACAAATACATCAAGTGAGAAGAGGGGTTGGCTGTATATTTCTTTAGTACCTGAGAAACACTGCCTCTACATTCTGACCGGTCAATGTTTGATATGAAGTAAaacaaggtagtatgcgcctcggggacagataatcgGATTGTTAAATTTCTACAagtcttttctgatttaccacttgtgcAAACTCAAAGTTCTAAGAGTATGGACAAGTTTTACTGTCACCATTTTTCGAAAATGGATAATTTTATTTGCCTTTGAAAATTAGCACAGGCAGCTGACCAAATGTCAAAGTTAAGTGATAGACAATGTCATATCTTTGGCCATGATGAGACCCttgaatataaatatgttaaagaaattaAGCAGATATGTATTTCctatttgtcagaaaacacattATAAACTAAAGACTTGCAGAAGCATGGaattaaaaatgacatcaatacaATATCAGTTATTATTTACTGTTATTTTATGACTTCCTCATTGTGAAATACGCAATTATTCAGTCAATCTTGATTGGATTGCTGTTAACCTTCACACCTAATATTATGTTATGCAACTCAAATTGTATGTGGTGTTACGGACAAATACGTTGTACATTATTTATATGGTGGTAG
Coding sequences within:
- the LOC139124600 gene encoding uncharacterized protein; amino-acid sequence: MVRKQKTWTKKQGLWLPSSMRSAIEAVKASKTSIRKAAKTFNVPRATLHRRLFNDLPDTLASRPCVLSPEDEEELVCHILEMESRGFGLTIVDTCRLAFEIAERKGIAHPFNNDKKRAGYDWFQGFIQRHPQLAIRKPEGLSAARTSMLNPTVVGDYFRKLDEILTKLNLKNRPGQVYNADETGMNTVHRPTNVVGLKGKKNVHSKTSGDRGENVTVLVSCSALGHFPPPMIIFKGQRLSQSLMTNAPPGTLFGVSKSSFIDTELFHQYFEKIFLKYVPPVRPLLLIIDGHSSHLSLKTLKMAKDNGVELFCLPAHTTNWLQPLDRCVFGPLKKEYNKVCGSFMKKNPGQIVTRHDFCGLLRDAYFKTCTVEKAVSAFKATGIFPLNNHAIPIEAFGPSRTTVSPSFQAEQNASLSKNQESISTDSAMPSTSNDKQHDDSLTESVKEQVTTYKKTCKATPDVQHEVTQPDHSDANCQVSDGPQPSTSRHTGADSTIQNSSNQTSQLLTYPVHVRNVNSNKRRRTGTMARCVTADEFIAELEEREERKEMEIRQKELRKKEREEKKQQKQKEKEEKMLKKRLLEMEKLKMKENVSATKSQSTGRAGKGRSRNNRKKGKALVKKTKPVPNPESNLDSLQMYCGHCQGYYYDDTSDDEDWWRCRKCPKWFHETCTGVFGESKLEQFCCDDHSDSSDE